One window of Pseudomonas urmiensis genomic DNA carries:
- the dctA gene encoding C4-dicarboxylate transporter DctA, protein MKLAKSLYFQILCAVLLGVVVGHFWAQQAVALKPLGDAFIKLIKMMIAPVVFCTIVTGIAGMTDKRSLGRLMSKTLLLFLVLTVVSLVIGLGAVYLFRPGVGMNIDPATLSTAGLDQYAASAAKLSVVDFFMHIIPDTFIGAFNKGEVLPVLFIAVLSGFALSSMGEKGRPVLDVLESASTMVFRIFGYLMRFAPIGAFGALAFTVGQYGVTSLGALAKLVGTLYIACAFFVLVVLGGICRAHGFSLWKLLRYFREEFLVVLGTSSTEPVLPRMLEKLEKLGCKKGVVGLVLPTGYSFNLDGTAIYLSLAAVFIAQACNIDLTLGQTVTMLAIMLLSSKGAAGVTGSGFVALASTLTVIHDIPLAGLALLIGIDRFMSEARALTSLASNAVATVVISLSENACERETLLSRLNGTPVAPPELDTAQVDWSAEPRQHS, encoded by the coding sequence ATGAAACTCGCCAAGTCACTGTATTTCCAGATCCTCTGCGCCGTCCTGCTGGGCGTGGTGGTCGGTCACTTCTGGGCGCAACAAGCCGTTGCGCTAAAGCCACTGGGTGATGCCTTCATCAAGCTGATCAAGATGATGATCGCCCCTGTGGTGTTCTGCACCATTGTCACCGGCATCGCCGGGATGACTGACAAACGCTCGCTGGGGCGGTTGATGAGCAAGACCTTGCTGCTGTTCCTGGTACTGACCGTGGTCAGTCTGGTGATCGGCCTGGGCGCGGTATACCTGTTCCGCCCGGGTGTTGGCATGAACATCGACCCGGCCACCCTCAGCACGGCCGGCCTGGACCAGTATGCCGCGTCTGCGGCGAAGCTCAGCGTGGTCGATTTTTTCATGCACATCATCCCGGATACCTTCATCGGGGCGTTCAACAAGGGTGAAGTGCTGCCGGTGCTGTTCATCGCGGTGCTCAGTGGTTTCGCCCTGTCATCGATGGGCGAGAAGGGCAGGCCGGTACTCGATGTACTTGAGTCGGCCTCGACCATGGTGTTTCGCATCTTCGGCTATCTGATGCGCTTCGCCCCGATCGGCGCCTTCGGTGCGCTGGCCTTCACTGTCGGGCAGTACGGCGTAACCTCGCTGGGGGCATTGGCCAAGCTGGTCGGTACGCTCTACATCGCCTGCGCGTTTTTCGTGCTGGTGGTGCTCGGGGGTATCTGCCGTGCGCACGGCTTCAGCCTGTGGAAGCTGCTGCGCTATTTTCGCGAAGAGTTTCTGGTGGTGCTCGGCACCTCGTCGACCGAGCCGGTTCTGCCGCGCATGCTGGAAAAACTGGAGAAGCTTGGCTGCAAGAAAGGTGTAGTAGGGCTGGTGCTGCCAACAGGCTACTCGTTCAACCTTGACGGTACTGCCATCTACCTGTCGCTGGCTGCGGTGTTCATCGCCCAGGCCTGCAACATCGATCTGACCCTCGGCCAGACGGTGACGATGCTGGCGATCATGCTGTTGTCCTCCAAAGGCGCAGCAGGTGTGACCGGCAGTGGTTTCGTGGCTCTGGCCTCGACCCTGACGGTCATTCACGACATACCGCTGGCAGGGCTGGCCTTGCTGATCGGTATCGATCGCTTCATGTCCGAGGCGCGCGCATTGACAAGCCTGGCCAGCAATGCCGTGGCCACTGTGGTCATTTCACTGTCGGAAAACGCCTGCGAACGGGAAACCTTGCTCAGTCGCTTGAACGGTACCCCGGTGGCCCCGCCCGAGCTGGACACGGCGCAGGTCGACTGGTCTGCCGAACCACGGCAGCACAGCTGA
- a CDS encoding 4-oxalomesaconate tautomerase, translated as MQRIPCVLMRGGTSKGPFFHAWDLPANVVERDELLINLMGSGHELEIDGIGGGSPQTSKVAIVSPSLHADADVDYLFVQVMVAQRRVDTAPNCGNMLCAVGPFAIEQGLVKPQDGKTLVRIRNLNTGTFVNSLVETPGGIVRYEGRTAIDGVPGTAAPVHLTFLDAVGSKTGKLFPTGQAQDVIDGVPVTCIDMAMPMMIVHASELGMTGSETPAQLDADTRLLQRLEALRLKAGKAMGLGDVSGMVIPKPVLVSAPRYDGTLQVRYFMPHNCHRALAITGAIGLATACVSPGTVIMDMLGEQAQHLQEVRLEHPSGGIDVALSRSGADGKTLQASVVRTARRLFSGFVYAPTLRRLAG; from the coding sequence ATGCAACGAATTCCTTGCGTACTCATGCGCGGTGGCACCTCCAAAGGGCCTTTTTTCCATGCATGGGATCTGCCTGCCAACGTGGTTGAACGCGACGAATTGCTGATCAACCTGATGGGCTCCGGCCATGAGCTGGAAATCGACGGTATCGGTGGTGGTAGCCCGCAAACCAGCAAGGTGGCGATCGTCAGCCCGTCGCTGCATGCCGACGCCGACGTCGACTACCTGTTCGTGCAGGTCATGGTCGCCCAGCGCCGGGTCGATACCGCGCCCAACTGCGGCAACATGTTGTGCGCCGTTGGCCCGTTCGCCATCGAGCAAGGATTGGTCAAGCCGCAGGACGGCAAGACCCTGGTACGCATCCGTAATCTCAACACCGGCACCTTCGTCAACTCGCTGGTGGAAACCCCTGGTGGCATCGTGCGTTACGAAGGCCGTACGGCGATCGACGGTGTACCGGGCACTGCCGCCCCGGTGCACCTGACCTTCCTCGATGCAGTGGGTAGCAAGACCGGCAAACTGTTCCCCACTGGCCAGGCCCAGGATGTGATCGACGGGGTACCGGTGACCTGCATCGACATGGCCATGCCGATGATGATCGTCCATGCCAGCGAATTGGGCATGACCGGTTCCGAGACCCCGGCGCAGCTGGATGCCGATACCCGCCTGCTGCAACGTCTGGAGGCCCTGCGCCTGAAGGCCGGCAAGGCGATGGGATTGGGCGATGTCAGCGGCATGGTGATCCCCAAGCCCGTGCTGGTCTCGGCGCCGCGCTATGACGGCACGCTACAGGTGCGTTACTTCATGCCTCACAACTGCCACCGGGCCTTGGCCATCACCGGTGCTATCGGCCTGGCGACTGCCTGCGTCAGCCCTGGCACGGTGATCATGGACATGCTCGGCGAGCAAGCCCAGCACTTGCAGGAAGTGCGTCTGGAGCACCCAAGCGGCGGCATTGACGTAGCGCTTTCTCGCAGCGGTGCCGATGGCAAGACGCTCCAGGCATCGGTGGTGAGAACCGCTCGTCGACTGTTTTCAGGCTTCGTCTACGCCCCAACCTTGCGCAGGCTGGCGGGTTAG
- a CDS encoding LysR family transcriptional regulator, whose protein sequence is MEYELQDIRSFVKIAELGSFHEAAEALHLSQPALSRRIKKLEEGLGTSLLERTTRRVSLTSVGRDFLPKARRLLDDFEDSILSIRELAERQTGQVTLACIPTAAFYFLPSVIRDYNEQYPKIRIRLLDLSANDGLEAVLRGEADFGINMMSGQHPDIEFVSLVQEHFVLACRRDHALATREAVTWTELADYRLIGVGRLSGNRMLLDHALSGLNLRPKWFYEVQHLSTSLGMVEAGLGVSAMPSLAMPSADHPTLVSVPLIEPQVTRTLGLVYRRGASLSPAAEKFVSILLDKWPNR, encoded by the coding sequence ATGGAATATGAGCTGCAAGACATTCGATCTTTCGTGAAAATCGCCGAACTAGGCAGCTTCCATGAAGCGGCCGAAGCGCTGCACCTGTCGCAACCGGCCCTGAGTCGGCGGATCAAGAAACTGGAAGAGGGCCTCGGTACTTCGCTGCTGGAGCGCACCACCCGCCGTGTCAGCCTCACCAGTGTGGGACGCGACTTTCTGCCCAAGGCCAGGCGCTTGCTGGATGACTTCGAGGATTCGATCCTGAGCATTCGCGAACTCGCCGAACGCCAGACCGGTCAGGTCACACTCGCCTGCATTCCGACGGCCGCGTTCTACTTCCTGCCATCGGTCATCCGCGATTACAACGAGCAGTACCCGAAGATCCGCATTCGTCTGCTCGACCTCAGCGCCAACGACGGGCTCGAAGCCGTGCTGCGGGGTGAGGCCGATTTCGGCATTAACATGATGAGCGGCCAGCACCCCGACATCGAGTTCGTCTCCCTGGTGCAGGAGCATTTCGTCCTGGCCTGCCGCAGAGACCATGCATTGGCAACCCGTGAGGCCGTCACCTGGACAGAACTGGCCGACTACCGCCTGATCGGCGTCGGCCGTCTGAGCGGCAACCGGATGTTGCTGGACCACGCGCTCTCCGGGCTCAACTTGCGGCCCAAGTGGTTCTATGAGGTTCAACACCTGTCTACCTCGCTGGGTATGGTCGAGGCCGGGCTGGGTGTCTCTGCCATGCCCAGCCTGGCCATGCCCAGCGCCGACCACCCGACCTTGGTCAGCGTGCCGCTGATCGAACCGCAGGTGACTCGCACACTGGGGTTGGTCTATCGGCGCGGGGCGTCGCTGTCGCCAGCGGCGGAAAAATTCGTGTCGATCCTGCTGGACAAATGGCCCAACCGTTGA
- the tcuB gene encoding tricarballylate utilization 4Fe-4S protein TcuB yields MTAQLPEPYVPDAAQPAPELIPLLTLEEQEVDRQLRICNACRYCEGFCAVFPAMTRRLEFNKADIHYLANLCHNCGACLHACQYAQPHEFAVNVPQAMAKVRVQTYAEYAWPTLFGRLYRRNGTFVASALAVALSLFLLLTLWANGTLLPGRLAGNFYAVFPHNTLALMFGSVFAAAGIALAMAVRRFWRSVSPAEALAQPATAAVIEASSAALTLKYLDGGHGKGCNNADDRFTLWRRRFHHFTFYGFMLCFAATLVATGYHYLLGQQAPYPLLSAPVLLGTLGGLGLIIGPAGLLALNLRRAAEHGDVAQRPMDRAFLLLLLLVSATGLALLGLRDTAAMAILLAIHLGTVMALFITLPYGKFAHGLFRSAALLKFAIEKRRPNPLGLGED; encoded by the coding sequence ATGACCGCGCAACTGCCTGAACCCTACGTGCCCGATGCCGCTCAGCCGGCCCCCGAATTGATCCCGCTGTTGACCCTTGAAGAGCAGGAGGTAGATCGGCAATTGCGCATCTGTAATGCCTGTCGCTACTGCGAGGGGTTTTGCGCAGTTTTCCCGGCGATGACCCGCAGGCTGGAGTTCAACAAGGCAGACATCCATTACCTGGCCAACCTATGCCACAACTGCGGGGCTTGCCTGCACGCCTGCCAGTACGCCCAGCCCCACGAATTCGCCGTCAACGTGCCACAGGCCATGGCCAAAGTGCGCGTGCAGACGTATGCCGAGTATGCCTGGCCAACCCTTTTCGGGCGGCTGTATCGGCGCAACGGCACGTTTGTCGCAAGCGCCTTGGCAGTGGCCTTGTCGTTATTCTTGCTGCTGACCTTGTGGGCCAACGGCACATTGCTGCCCGGTCGGTTGGCGGGAAATTTCTATGCGGTTTTCCCACACAACACCTTGGCCCTAATGTTTGGCAGTGTGTTTGCCGCTGCAGGTATTGCGCTGGCGATGGCGGTACGACGCTTCTGGCGCTCAGTCTCGCCTGCCGAGGCGTTGGCACAACCGGCCACGGCGGCGGTGATCGAGGCGTCGAGTGCTGCGCTGACCCTGAAATACCTGGACGGTGGGCATGGCAAAGGCTGCAACAATGCCGATGATCGCTTCACGCTTTGGCGCCGACGTTTCCATCATTTCACCTTCTACGGTTTCATGTTGTGCTTTGCCGCGACGCTGGTCGCCACCGGGTACCACTACCTGCTGGGCCAACAGGCGCCGTATCCGCTGCTGAGCGCGCCGGTGCTGCTGGGCACCTTGGGAGGTCTTGGCTTGATCATCGGGCCGGCCGGGTTGCTGGCGCTGAACTTGCGCAGGGCCGCTGAGCACGGCGATGTTGCCCAGCGCCCCATGGACCGGGCATTTCTCCTGCTTCTGCTGCTGGTCAGCGCCACGGGCCTCGCCTTGCTGGGCCTGCGTGATACCGCAGCGATGGCGATCCTGCTGGCGATTCACCTGGGCACGGTCATGGCGCTGTTCATCACATTGCCCTATGGCAAGTTTGCCCATGGCCTGTTCCGTAGCGCCGCGCTGCTCAAGTTCGCGATCGAGAAGCGTCGGCCCAACCCACTCGGTCTGGGCGAGGACTGA
- the tcuA gene encoding FAD-dependent tricarballylate dehydrogenase TcuA, producing MIDVLVIGGGNAALCAALMAREAGASVLLLEAAPRVWRGGNSQHTRNLRCMHDAPQDVLVEAYPEEEFWQDLLKVTGGQTDEKLARLVIRASSNCRGWMRRHGVHFQPSLSGALHTARTNAFFMGGGKALINAYYRSAEQLGVQIRYDTPVADIELQDGRFVAGLIPAREVQGRQLPAERIEARSCVLAAGGFESNRQWLREAWGQNERGEWPSDNFLIRGTRFNDGVLLRRLIDQGADTIGDPTQAHMVAIDARAPLYDGGICTRIDCVSLGVVVNRDGQRFYDEGEDFWPKRYAIWGRLVAHQPGQVGFSIIDQKALGRFMPPVFSGATADSLEGLAGVLGLPVQAFVQTVQAYNRACQVGTFDHTRLDDCHTLGLEPGKSHWARPIDTPPYYGYPLRPGVTFTYLGLRTDETAAVHFNGNASPNLFVAGEMMAGNVLGKGYTAGVGMSIGTAFGRIAGTHAAAATGHLHPEQEHSHDRATA from the coding sequence ATGATCGACGTGCTAGTCATCGGAGGGGGCAACGCCGCCCTCTGTGCCGCGCTGATGGCGCGCGAGGCTGGAGCCAGCGTGCTGCTGCTCGAGGCTGCGCCGCGCGTCTGGCGGGGTGGCAATTCTCAGCACACGCGCAATTTGCGGTGCATGCATGACGCCCCGCAGGACGTGCTGGTCGAAGCGTACCCGGAAGAGGAGTTCTGGCAGGACCTGTTGAAAGTCACCGGAGGCCAGACCGACGAAAAGCTCGCGCGCCTGGTGATTCGCGCATCCTCCAACTGCCGCGGTTGGATGCGCCGTCATGGCGTGCACTTTCAGCCATCGTTGTCTGGCGCGCTGCACACCGCACGCACCAATGCGTTTTTTATGGGCGGCGGCAAGGCGCTGATCAATGCCTACTATCGAAGCGCCGAACAACTCGGGGTACAGATCCGCTACGACACGCCCGTCGCCGATATCGAACTGCAAGACGGACGTTTCGTAGCCGGCCTTATACCGGCGCGTGAGGTCCAGGGCCGGCAACTTCCTGCCGAGCGCATCGAGGCGCGCAGTTGCGTGCTGGCTGCCGGTGGTTTCGAGTCGAACCGTCAATGGTTGCGCGAAGCCTGGGGGCAGAATGAGCGGGGGGAGTGGCCTTCGGACAATTTCCTGATCCGCGGGACGCGGTTCAATGACGGGGTCCTGTTACGCCGTCTGATCGACCAGGGCGCCGACACGATTGGTGACCCGACCCAGGCGCACATGGTAGCGATCGACGCCCGCGCACCGCTTTACGACGGCGGGATCTGCACGCGCATCGATTGTGTGTCGCTGGGTGTGGTGGTCAACCGCGATGGGCAGCGCTTCTATGATGAAGGCGAGGATTTCTGGCCCAAACGCTATGCCATCTGGGGGCGCCTGGTGGCTCATCAACCTGGCCAGGTGGGGTTCTCGATCATCGACCAGAAAGCCCTCGGCCGGTTCATGCCGCCGGTTTTTTCCGGCGCCACCGCTGATAGCCTGGAGGGGCTGGCCGGCGTGCTCGGTTTGCCTGTGCAAGCCTTCGTCCAAACCGTGCAGGCCTACAACCGTGCCTGCCAGGTGGGCACCTTCGACCACACCCGCCTGGATGATTGTCACACCCTGGGCCTGGAGCCGGGGAAAAGCCACTGGGCGCGCCCGATCGATACGCCTCCGTACTACGGCTACCCGCTGCGACCTGGGGTGACCTTCACCTACCTTGGGCTGCGCACCGATGAAACGGCAGCAGTGCATTTCAATGGGAATGCCAGCCCGAACCTGTTCGTCGCCGGCGAAATGATGGCGGGCAATGTGTTGGGCAAGGGCTACACCGCAGGTGTCGGCATGTCCATCGGCACAGCCTTCGGCCGCATCGCCGGGACCCACGCCGCTGCGGCGACAGGCCACCTTCATCCAGAACAAGAGCATAGCCATGACCGCGCAACTGCCTGA
- a CDS encoding LysR family transcriptional regulator, translating into MELRQLRYFLSVLEYGSLGRAALELGVGASALSQQLSKLESELSTRLLTRSSTGVSPTAAGLAFEYHARLALRQAEHAVLAAQSGRMSGYASVGLAPTTASILGLALIDRMRQRYPDIRLHLVEMLSGYLVNQLNARHLDLAVLFQADAGPRLNVRPLLNERLFVLVPATLVNADWGEALSLAQIATLPLVMPSTQHGLRTTLRSIFERAGLEPRIVLEVDGLSLLMDCVCAGHAATIQPGATVARAHQAGLRVFSIDQAQAQRRNLIVSLSDDELSPAALATRIVLQEVSRELVEQGRWPGAQLL; encoded by the coding sequence ATGGAGTTACGTCAGCTTCGCTATTTCCTGAGCGTCCTGGAGTACGGCAGTCTTGGTAGGGCTGCGCTTGAACTTGGTGTCGGCGCCTCCGCCTTGAGCCAGCAGCTGTCGAAGCTGGAGAGCGAGTTGAGTACCCGGCTTTTGACCCGCTCGAGCACCGGCGTGTCACCGACGGCGGCGGGCCTGGCCTTCGAATACCATGCGCGCCTGGCGCTGCGTCAGGCAGAGCATGCGGTGCTTGCCGCACAAAGTGGCCGTATGAGCGGTTATGCCAGCGTGGGATTGGCACCGACTACCGCATCGATTCTTGGCTTGGCGTTGATCGACAGGATGCGCCAACGCTATCCCGACATCCGCCTGCACTTGGTGGAAATGCTGTCCGGTTACCTGGTGAATCAACTCAACGCCAGGCACCTTGACTTGGCCGTGCTGTTCCAAGCGGACGCCGGGCCTCGCCTGAATGTCCGGCCATTGCTGAACGAGCGTCTGTTCGTCCTGGTTCCTGCCACGCTGGTCAATGCCGATTGGGGTGAGGCCCTTAGTTTGGCACAGATCGCCACGCTGCCCTTGGTGATGCCCAGCACACAGCATGGTCTGCGGACTACGCTGCGTTCGATTTTCGAACGGGCAGGGCTCGAGCCTCGGATCGTCTTGGAAGTCGATGGCCTGTCGCTGTTGATGGACTGCGTCTGTGCAGGTCATGCCGCCACCATTCAGCCGGGTGCAACGGTTGCCCGGGCGCATCAGGCAGGCTTGCGCGTATTTTCCATCGATCAGGCACAGGCGCAGCGACGCAATCTGATTGTCAGCTTAAGCGATGACGAACTCTCGCCGGCCGCCTTGGCTACCCGGATCGTACTGCAGGAAGTCTCGCGGGAGTTGGTGGAGCAGGGCCGCTGGCCGGGCGCTCAGTTGCTTTGA
- a CDS encoding D-2-hydroxyacid dehydrogenase family protein, with protein MHIVIPDDYQNVIRTLDCFSRLAGHHVTVLHDRQPASLEELAIRFADADALVLTRERTRIDAALLDRLPKLKLISQTGKLAGHLDLAACTARGIVVTEGRGSPVAPAELAWALMLNARRQLVAALQGFRQGQWQVNLGSALAGQVLGIWGYGKIGQRLARYAQAFDMPVLVWGSDSSRAAAAADGHRAAASREALFAEADILSLNLRLAQSTRYIVTLDDLARMKTDALLVNVSRAELIAPGALLQALQAGRPGYAAVDVYEDEPVLDPAHPLLNHPRVLCSPHLGYVEKNGYELYFGDAFDNLVAFFAGAPKNVANPEAVGQR; from the coding sequence ATGCATATCGTCATTCCCGACGACTACCAGAATGTGATCCGTACGCTCGATTGCTTCAGTCGGTTGGCGGGCCACCACGTCACGGTGCTGCACGATCGGCAACCGGCCTCGCTGGAGGAATTGGCCATAAGGTTCGCCGATGCCGATGCGCTGGTGCTCACGCGTGAACGAACGCGCATCGATGCCGCGCTGCTGGATCGTTTGCCCAAGCTCAAGCTGATCAGCCAGACCGGCAAGCTTGCTGGTCATCTTGACCTGGCGGCATGCACGGCGCGTGGCATCGTCGTCACCGAGGGCCGCGGTTCGCCGGTAGCTCCGGCAGAACTGGCCTGGGCACTGATGCTTAATGCACGGCGTCAGCTGGTAGCGGCGCTACAGGGATTCAGGCAAGGGCAGTGGCAGGTCAACCTGGGTTCGGCGCTGGCTGGTCAGGTGCTGGGCATCTGGGGTTACGGCAAGATCGGCCAGCGGCTGGCGCGCTATGCCCAGGCGTTCGACATGCCGGTACTGGTGTGGGGCAGCGATAGCAGCCGGGCTGCGGCCGCAGCCGATGGCCACCGCGCCGCAGCTTCGCGTGAAGCCTTGTTCGCCGAGGCGGACATCCTCAGCCTCAACCTGCGCTTGGCCCAGAGCACGCGCTACATTGTCACTCTGGACGATCTTGCCAGGATGAAAACCGATGCGTTGCTGGTGAACGTCAGTCGCGCCGAACTGATTGCCCCGGGCGCGTTGCTGCAGGCATTGCAGGCCGGCCGGCCAGGTTATGCCGCAGTGGACGTTTACGAGGACGAACCGGTGCTCGACCCCGCCCACCCGTTGCTCAATCACCCGCGCGTGCTGTGCTCACCGCACCTGGGGTACGTGGAAAAGAACGGTTACGAGCTTTACTTTGGTGATGCGTTCGACAATCTCGTGGCGTTTTTTGCCGGCGCACCCAAGAACGTCGCCAATCCCGAGGCTGTGGGTCAAAGGTAG
- a CDS encoding TonB-dependent siderophore receptor — translation MSAVYKWCGLAKAVKVGLLAATTAGGWSSVTLAAQVPAQQHSTVRSFDIAAGSLTEVLSRFASAAGAAISFDARDTDGLHSPGIKGTFGVSEGFARILGGSGLQAEPQANGTFVLRAVPATGSALELGATTVNAQVLGATTENSGSYTTGAVTIGKGEHSLKETPQSVTVMTRKMLDDQNLNTIDQVMEKTPGITVYDSTMGGKYFYSRGFRMSGQYQYDGVPLDMGNLYVQADSFSSDMAYYDRVEVLRGAAGMMKGSGGTAGGVNFVRKRGLAVAHTDITLSGGSWDNYRGQVDTGGPLNASGSLRGRAVIAEQSRHYFVDDASRKDQVYYGALDLDVSPDTTLGLGIAYEDVDANPCWGGLPRYKDRSDLKLSRSTCLDPSWNTWRSKRTTVFSDLTHQLNDDWKLKVASVYTKNTQAIKYAFASGAVTPGTNTTGMLGSLYDYDQVDYGLDAYIDGKFAAFGQQHELVLGMNASRANKDDFYSVAFLPQRQDVFNPDKSIPEPDDSYFIENSSRGGPVKSVTKQKGVYSTLRLKLADPLTVVVGGRVSWYSSDTDYDFLNAVPSQHSSTRETGQVTPFAGVLLDLNDNLTAYASYSDIFTPQGNYRSEDGSALKPLVGQSYELGIKGAWFDGRLNSAFNLFRTIQKDQAQTDYNSSCPSSDGYCYVNAGKVRAQGFEAEISGEVIERLQLLAGYTYTQTKTLDDIDTTLNGAAFNSYVPRHVLRMWGEYALTGALERFTLGAGVNAQSDNYRVSPSSGEKISQSGYAIWNGRIGYRIDDTWSVALNGNNLFDKRYYTTIGTETFGNYYGEPRNFMVSLKASF, via the coding sequence ATGTCTGCTGTGTACAAGTGGTGTGGGCTGGCGAAAGCAGTAAAAGTTGGATTATTGGCGGCAACCACTGCCGGCGGGTGGTCGAGCGTCACCCTGGCGGCCCAGGTGCCCGCCCAGCAGCACAGTACGGTGCGCTCGTTCGATATCGCCGCGGGCAGCCTGACTGAAGTGCTCAGCCGTTTCGCCAGTGCGGCCGGGGCTGCGATTTCCTTTGACGCGCGCGACACAGATGGCCTGCATTCACCTGGGATCAAAGGCACGTTCGGCGTCAGCGAAGGCTTTGCGCGAATCCTTGGTGGCAGCGGTTTGCAAGCCGAGCCCCAGGCCAACGGCACCTTTGTCCTGCGCGCAGTGCCGGCAACGGGCTCGGCGCTGGAGCTGGGCGCCACCACGGTCAACGCCCAAGTGCTGGGTGCTACCACCGAAAACAGCGGTTCGTACACCACCGGTGCGGTGACCATCGGCAAGGGTGAACACTCGCTCAAGGAGACCCCGCAATCGGTCACGGTGATGACCCGCAAGATGCTCGATGACCAGAACCTCAACACCATCGATCAGGTCATGGAAAAGACCCCCGGCATCACCGTCTACGACTCGACCATGGGCGGCAAGTACTTCTACTCGCGCGGCTTTCGTATGTCGGGCCAGTATCAGTACGATGGTGTGCCACTGGACATGGGCAACCTCTATGTCCAGGCCGACAGCTTCAGCAGCGACATGGCCTATTACGATCGGGTCGAGGTACTGCGCGGTGCCGCCGGCATGATGAAAGGCTCCGGTGGCACTGCGGGCGGGGTGAACTTCGTGCGCAAGCGCGGCCTGGCAGTCGCGCATACCGACATCACCCTTTCTGGCGGCAGTTGGGACAACTATCGCGGCCAGGTCGACACCGGCGGCCCGCTGAATGCGTCCGGCAGCCTGCGTGGGCGGGCGGTGATCGCCGAGCAGAGCCGGCATTACTTTGTCGACGACGCCAGCCGCAAGGACCAGGTGTACTACGGCGCGCTCGACCTCGATGTCAGCCCCGACACCACGCTCGGCCTGGGCATCGCCTATGAAGATGTCGACGCCAACCCATGCTGGGGTGGCCTGCCGCGCTACAAGGATCGCAGCGACCTCAAGCTCAGCCGCTCGACCTGCCTCGACCCTTCCTGGAATACCTGGCGCAGCAAGCGCACCACAGTTTTCAGTGACCTGACCCACCAGCTCAATGACGACTGGAAGCTCAAGGTGGCCAGCGTCTATACCAAGAACACCCAGGCCATCAAATATGCCTTCGCCTCCGGAGCGGTGACGCCTGGCACCAATACCACCGGCATGCTCGGCAGCCTGTACGACTACGACCAGGTCGATTACGGCCTGGACGCTTACATCGATGGCAAATTTGCCGCGTTCGGCCAGCAACATGAACTGGTGCTGGGCATGAACGCCAGCCGCGCGAACAAGGACGATTTCTACTCGGTGGCGTTTCTGCCGCAACGGCAGGACGTGTTCAACCCGGACAAGTCCATCCCTGAGCCGGATGACAGCTACTTCATCGAAAACTCGTCGCGTGGCGGCCCGGTCAAATCGGTGACCAAACAGAAGGGCGTCTATTCGACCCTGCGCTTGAAACTGGCCGATCCACTGACCGTAGTCGTGGGAGGTCGGGTGAGCTGGTACAGTTCCGACACCGATTATGACTTCCTCAACGCTGTCCCTTCGCAGCATTCCAGTACCCGCGAGACCGGCCAGGTCACGCCGTTTGCCGGCGTGCTGCTGGACCTCAACGACAACCTCACGGCCTACGCCAGCTACTCGGACATCTTCACCCCGCAGGGCAATTACCGCTCCGAAGACGGCTCGGCGCTCAAGCCGTTAGTGGGCCAGAGCTACGAGCTGGGGATCAAGGGCGCCTGGTTCGACGGTCGCCTGAACAGCGCTTTCAACCTGTTCCGCACCATCCAGAAAGATCAGGCGCAAACTGACTACAACTCTTCCTGCCCGTCCTCCGATGGATACTGTTACGTCAATGCCGGCAAGGTTCGCGCCCAAGGTTTCGAGGCCGAGATCAGCGGCGAAGTCATCGAGCGCTTGCAACTGCTCGCCGGATACACCTACACCCAGACCAAGACCCTCGACGATATCGACACCACCCTCAACGGCGCCGCGTTCAACAGCTATGTACCGCGGCATGTGTTGCGCATGTGGGGTGAATACGCCCTGACTGGCGCACTTGAACGCTTCACCCTCGGCGCCGGGGTTAATGCGCAAAGCGACAATTACCGCGTTTCGCCTTCCAGCGGTGAGAAAATCAGCCAGTCGGGCTACGCGATCTGGAACGGTCGAATCGGTTATCGGATCGATGACACCTGGTCTGTGGCCCTCAACGGCAACAACCTGTTCGACAAGCGTTACTACACCACCATTGGTACCGAGACGTTCGGCAACTACTACGGTGAGCCGCGCAACTTCATGGTATCGCTCAAGGCGAGTTTCTGA